From the Pomacea canaliculata isolate SZHN2017 linkage group LG4, ASM307304v1, whole genome shotgun sequence genome, one window contains:
- the LOC112562084 gene encoding glutathione peroxidase-like, whose amino-acid sequence MILLLEKSVAVLALLFVLLHVQRARASRKTLCFQADSSEQSVYNYTLMDIHRTRNVNLSRYNNQVLLIVNVAGFUGSTPQYYGLNALQRDLKNFKVLGFPCNQFGKQEPGANGTEILNTLKYVRPGDGFVPAFDMFEKIEVNGDNEHPLYTYLKAYCPPVQEMFNTEGPGLYYKPYQNSDVRWNFEKFLISKKGKPVLRYHTGIQPAEIRKDIEHLLSEKEIDPFTFF is encoded by the exons ATGATTCTTCTTCTCGAAAAGAGCGTCGCGGTGCTCGCGCTGCTGTTCGTGCTTTTGCACGTTCAGAGGGCGCGAGCATCTCGCAAGACATTATGTTTCCAGGCGGACTCAAGCGAACAGTCAGTGTACAACTATACTCTTATGGACATCCATAGGACACGTAATGTCAACCTCTCCCGCTACAACAATCAG GTGCTGCTGATTGTCAACGTGGCGGGGTTCTGAGGGTCCACCCCCCAATACTACGGACTGAATGCACTGCAGAGGGATCTCAAAAACTTTAAAGTCCTTGGCTTCCCCTGTAACCAGTTCGGCAAG CAAGAGCCAGGTGCTAACGGCACTGAAATACTCAACACTCTCAAGTATGTCCGCCCAGGCGACGGATTTGTTCCTGCCTTTGACATGTTTGAGAAAATAGAGGTCAACGGTGACAACGAACATCCTCTCTACACGTATTTAAAG GCTTATTGTCCTCCTGTCCAGGAAATGTTCAACACGGAGGGACCTGGTCTCTACTACAAGCCATACCAAAACTCCGACGTGCGCTGGAACTTTGAAAAATTTCTCATCAGTAAAAAGGGAAAACCAGTCCTGCGCTATCACACCGGCATCCAGCCTGCTGAAATCCGAAAAGACATTGAACATTTGTTGTCAGAAAAAGAGATTGACcctttcacctttttttaa